A single genomic interval of Zingiber officinale cultivar Zhangliang chromosome 4A, Zo_v1.1, whole genome shotgun sequence harbors:
- the LOC121969931 gene encoding uncharacterized protein LOC121969931 produces the protein MGIWKLIHRLLLQMGIPLDWMRLIGILDDNIIGNDDNEWLLGLKGGDGSLEQVLLNIESVQSRIVTLKTQLNNVMGRDVRARSDVNLFLGDPPVSFLQNVTGGGTLSTRLPGTPPHHESECETEAVMPVSEGSSYCLLSAGDVTLDQHHKRDLCKDNEEDVLIDNQVAEEEYQNFENASHETDKLEDMEKSNSEIHSGNESTAPMVPVREASQPETNIETPSQTVLKPCYTGKRRGRKPKKKKRQARLVAALPQPKSKKLHVSSSSRSSRAHTRGPSKTEKLLASSPKLWRSERLKLRRLAGKKT, from the exons ATGGGGATATGGAAGTTGATTCACCGTTTGCTCCTTCAAATGGGGATCCCACTGGATTGGATGCGCTTAATAGGGATTTTAG ATGACAACATCATAGGCAATGATGATAATGAGTGGTTGCTTGGCTTGAAAGGCGGCGATGGTTCCCTTGAACAAGTTCTTTTGAACATTGAATCTGTTCAATCTCGAATTGTGACGTTGAAGACTCAGCTCAACAATGTAATGGGCAGAGATGTAAGAGCTCGATCAGATGTCAATTTATTTCTGGGAGATCCACCCGTGAGTTTTCTGCAAAATGTTACTGGTGGAGGTACATTGTCAACTCGGTTGCCAGGTACACCACCACACCATGAATCTGAATGTGAGACGGAGGCGGTTATGCCTGTGAGTGAAGGCTCAAGCTATTGCTTGTTGTCTGCTGGTGATGTAACCCTCGATCAGCACCACAAGAGAGACTTGTGCAAAGAC AATGAAGAAGATGTGCTGATTGATAACCAAGTAGCTGAGGAAGAATATCAGAACTTTGAGAATGCCAGTCATGAAACTGATAAGCTTGAGGATATGGAAAAGTCAAACAGCGAGATCCATTCCGGCAACGAAAGTACTGCACCGATGGTGCCAGTGCGAGAAGCAAGTCAACCAGAAACTAATATTGAAACGCCATCGCAAACAGTTCTGAAGCCCTGCTACACCGGTAAAAGGAGAGGACGAAAGCCCAAGAAAAAAAAGAGGCAAGCCCGTTTGGTTGCTGCTCTGCCTCAACCAAAGAGTAAGAAGCTTCATGTATCTAGTTCTTCAAGGAGCAGCAGGGCTCATACTCGTGGTCCTTCCAAGACTGAGAAGCTTCTGGCTTCAAGCCCTAAACTCTGGAGGAGTGAGAGGCTTAAGCTGCGAAGATTGGCTGGCAAGAAGACATGA